One part of the Eulemur rufifrons isolate Redbay chromosome 16, OSU_ERuf_1, whole genome shotgun sequence genome encodes these proteins:
- the RASSF8 gene encoding ras association domain-containing protein 8, giving the protein MELKVWVDGVQRIVCGVTEVTTCQEVVIALAQAIGRTGRYTLIEKWRDTERHLAPHENPIISLNKWGQYASDVQLILRRTGPSLGERPTSDSVARIPERTLYRQSLPPLAKLRPQIDKSIKRREPKRKSLTFTGGAKGLMDIFGKGKETEFKQKVLNNCKTTADELKKLIRLQTEKLQSIEKQLESNEIEIRFWEQKYNSNLEEEIVRLEQKIKRNDVEIEEEEFWENELQIEQENEKQLKDQLQEIRQKITECESKLKDYLAQIQTMESGLEAEKLQREVQEAQVNEEEVKGKIGKVKGEIDIQGQQSLRLENGIKAVERSLGQATKRLQDKEQELEQLTKELRQVNLQQFIQQTGTKVTVLPAEPIEIEASHADIEREVPFQSGSLKRPGSSRQLPSNLRILQNPISSGFNPEGIYV; this is encoded by the exons ATGGAACTTAAAGTATGGGTGGATGGAGTTCAGAGGATTGTTTGTGGGGTCACTGAAGTCACAACTTGCCAGGAGGTCGTAATAGCCTTAGCTCAAGCGATAG GTCGAACTGGAAGGTACACCCTTATAGAAAAATGGAGAGATACTGAAAGACACTTAGCACCCCATGAAAATCCTATCATATCCTTAAACAAGTGGGGGCAGTATGCCAGCGACGTACAGCTAATCCTGCGCCGGACAGGGCCGTCCCTCGGCGAGCGGCCCACCTCAGACAGTGTGGCTCGGATTCCCGAAAGAACTTTGTACAGGCAGAGTCTGCCCCCCTTAGCTAAACTGAGGCCTCAGATTGACAAATCAATCAAAAGGAGAGAACCCAAAAGGAAATCGCTAACATTTACAGGAGGTGCCAAAGGATTAATGGACATTTTCGGAAAAGGTAAAGAAACCGAGTTTAAGCAAAAGGTGCTGAACAATTGCAAAACGACAGCAGATGAATTGAAGAAGCTGATCCGTTTGCAGACAGAGAAGCTTCAATCCATCGAGAAACAGCTGGAATCTAATGAAATAGAAATACGATTTTGGGAGCAAAAATATAATTCCAACCTTGAAGAGGAAATTGTTCGCCTGGAGCAAAAGATCAAAAGAAATGATGTAGAAATTGAGGAGGAGGAATTTTGGGAAAATGAATTACAGATTGAGCAGGAAAATGAAAAGCAGCTGAAGGATCAACTTcaagaaataagacagaaaataacagaatGTGAAAGCAAATTAAAGGACTATTTGGCACAGATCCAGACCATGGAAAGTGGTCTTGAAGCAGAAAAATTGCAGCGGgaggttcaggaggcacaagtcAATGAAGAAGAGGTTAAAGGAAAGATCGGTAAGGTCAAAGGGGAAATTGACATCCAAGGTCAGCAGAGTCTGAGGTTGGAAAATGGCATTAAAGCTGTGGAGAGATCTCTTGGACAAGCCACCAAACGATTACAG GACAAAGAGCAAGAACTGGAGCAGCTGACTAAAGAGCTGCGGCAAGTCAATCTCCAGCAATTCATCCAGCAAACAGGGACAAAAGTTACCGTTTTGCCAGCAGAGCCCATTGAAATAGAGGCCTCACATGCGGACATAGAAAGGG